DNA sequence from the Desulfovibrio sp. Fe33 genome:
GGCCGACTTCAACCTCGACTTCACCTGCGTGGACGTGGCCATCACCGACGACGGCCCCTATGTCTTCGAGGTCTCCGTGTTCGGGGGCTTCCGGGGCATTCAGGAAACAAGCGGCATCGACGCCGCCGCGCGCTACGTGGACTATGTCATGGAGAAACTGAAATGAAACTGACCGGCACGACCCGCAGGGAGCTGGCCGAGGCCGTGAAGACGGCCTGCCCCGCCGCCCGCAAACTCTTCCTCGACCTCGGCGGCTGCCGCATCCGGGTGGACAGTTCCTCGGACGAGCTCAATGACGCCCTGGCCGCATACTTCAAGGAATTCGTCACGGAAAGCGGCGATTCCGACATCGTCGTCTCGACCCACGAGACCCCCGCCCCCGAGTCCGATCTCGATTTCAACGTCAAGCAGCCAGATCCCGGCAAGACCAAGATCAAGGAGGAATGGATCGACCTGCCCGACGGACGAGTCGTGCGCAAGCGGCTGACCGGAATGCACTTCATTTTCGGCGACGGCGAAAACGTGGCCGTGGGGCCGTGCCTGAAAAACTCCAACCAGGTCATCAATTTCATCAACAACCGGTTCATCGAGTGCAAGCTCAACCGGGGCGGATTCCTGGGCCATGCAGCGGGAGTCCGCTCGGGGGAACGCGGCATCTCCCTGGCCGGATTCTCGGGCGCAGGCAAATCCACCCTGGCCCTGCACCTCATGAGCAAGGGCACCACTTTCGTCTCCAACGACCGGGTCATGGTCGAAGAGAACGGCGGGGGCCTGTTCATGTACGGGGTGGCCAAACAGCCCCGCATCAATCCCGGCACGGCCCTGAACAACCCGGACCTCTGCCGCATCGTGGAGCCGGATCTGCGCGAACGGTTCCTGTCCCTGCCGCAGGACGAACTGTGGCAACTGGAGCACAAGTACGACGCCCTCATCGACGAATGCTACGGACCGGGCAAATTCGAGCTGCGCTGCCCCATGAACGGGCTGGTCATCCTCAACTGGAAACGGGAAGATCTCCCCATGCGCGCCGACTTCGTGGACCCGAGGGAGCGCAAGGACCTCCTGCCCGCGTTCATGAAGCCCACGGGGCTGTTCTATCTGCCTGACGATCCCGCGCGCCGCGAAGACCCGGACGAGGACGCCTACGCCGACATCCTTGCCAAGGCGGACCTCATAGAAATATCCGGGGGCATAGACTTCGACCGCGCTTCCGAGGTATGCCTGCACTATATGAAAACCGGTCTTCTTCCGGCCGATTGATGGAGCGGACATTGCGCATTCGAGTCACCAGGGACGTCACCATCCCCGACCCACGCAAGCTTGAGCAGTTCAGACGGGCCCCAGAACTGGGTCCGTCCGTGCTCTTCTTCAGCGGCGGCACGGCCCTGCGCGACACTTCCCGGGAACTGATCCGCTACACGCACAACTCCATCCATCTCATCACCCCCTTCGACTCGGGCGGCAGTTCCGCGGTCATCCGCCGGGCCTTCGGGATGCCCGCCGTGGGCGACATCCGCAACCGGCTCATGGCCCTGGCCGACCAGTCCGTGAAGGGCAACCCCGAAATATACAACCTCTTCACCCACCGTCTGCCCAAGGACGCGGAAAATGCGGCCCTGCGCGAAGAGCTGGACGCCATGGCCACGGGCGTGCATCCCCTTGTCCGACGCATCCCGGACCCCATGCGCAAGCTCATCCGCAACTATTTCTATGAATTCCTGGACCGTATGCCGCCGGACTTCGACCTCAGGGGCGCGAGCATCGGAAACCTGGTCCTGACGGCGGGCTACCTGTCCAACCGCCGCCAGCTCGACCCGGTCATCTATCTGTTCTCCAAGCTGGTCCAGGTCTGCGGCGTGGTCCGTCCCACCGTGAACAAGGACCTGCACCTGGCCGCCCGACTGGCCGACGGCCGCACCATCGTGGGCCAGCACATGATTACCGGCAAGGAATCGAAGCCGATTCCCTCGCCCGTGGAATCCATCTGGCTGACCCCTTCCCTCGATTCAAGGGAAAAGGTCCACACGGCCATCCGCAACAAGGTCAAGGACTGGATCGGCAGGGCGGACCTCATCTGCTACCCGCCGGGCAGCTTCTATTCCAGCGTGGAGGCCAACCTGCTGGCGGACGGCGTGGGCAAAGCCGTGGCCTCCAACACCTGCCCCAAGATTTTCGTACC
Encoded proteins:
- a CDS encoding HprK-related kinase B, translating into MKLTGTTRRELAEAVKTACPAARKLFLDLGGCRIRVDSSSDELNDALAAYFKEFVTESGDSDIVVSTHETPAPESDLDFNVKQPDPGKTKIKEEWIDLPDGRVVRKRLTGMHFIFGDGENVAVGPCLKNSNQVINFINNRFIECKLNRGGFLGHAAGVRSGERGISLAGFSGAGKSTLALHLMSKGTTFVSNDRVMVEENGGGLFMYGVAKQPRINPGTALNNPDLCRIVEPDLRERFLSLPQDELWQLEHKYDALIDECYGPGKFELRCPMNGLVILNWKREDLPMRADFVDPRERKDLLPAFMKPTGLFYLPDDPARREDPDEDAYADILAKADLIEISGGIDFDRASEVCLHYMKTGLLPAD
- a CDS encoding GAK system CofD-like protein, translating into MRIRVTRDVTIPDPRKLEQFRRAPELGPSVLFFSGGTALRDTSRELIRYTHNSIHLITPFDSGGSSAVIRRAFGMPAVGDIRNRLMALADQSVKGNPEIYNLFTHRLPKDAENAALREELDAMATGVHPLVRRIPDPMRKLIRNYFYEFLDRMPPDFDLRGASIGNLVLTAGYLSNRRQLDPVIYLFSKLVQVCGVVRPTVNKDLHLAARLADGRTIVGQHMITGKESKPIPSPVESIWLTPSLDSREKVHTAIRNKVKDWIGRADLICYPPGSFYSSVEANLLADGVGKAVASNTCPKIFVPSTGADPETPGMSVADRAEVLCRHLSADAGSTDAEVLGYVLVDSKHGEYAGGIEKDRLKANGFTVIDGPLVTERSAPFLDGRAISEFLLSLC